One Polynucleobacter sp. MWH-Spelu-300-X4 genomic window carries:
- the phoU gene encoding phosphate signaling complex protein PhoU, whose amino-acid sequence MPDKHLSSQFDADLNGICGKLLEMGGLVESQVSIAMRAFAQLDPELADQVMAREREVNDFEISIDSACTELIARRQPTARDLRLVMAVSKAITNLERAGDEADRIARRTKHIMEDSASHGINTAEIRLSGQMAVSLLRRSLDSFARLDTKAAAEVVHEDKQIDEEFRAFVRKLVSYMSEDPRTISVALDMLFIAKAVERIGDHAKNIAEFVIYIVKGTDVRHLPHDQLSQEANS is encoded by the coding sequence ATGCCAGATAAACATCTTTCTTCCCAGTTTGACGCAGACCTTAATGGTATTTGCGGCAAATTACTTGAAATGGGTGGCTTAGTTGAGTCGCAAGTATCCATTGCCATGCGTGCTTTTGCGCAGTTAGATCCTGAGTTGGCCGATCAGGTGATGGCTCGTGAGCGTGAAGTGAATGATTTTGAGATTTCTATTGATTCAGCTTGTACGGAATTAATCGCGCGTCGCCAGCCAACCGCTAGAGATTTACGTTTGGTGATGGCAGTATCTAAGGCGATTACTAATTTAGAGCGCGCAGGGGATGAAGCAGACCGCATTGCTAGAAGAACTAAGCACATTATGGAAGATAGCGCTTCTCATGGCATTAATACTGCAGAGATTCGTTTGTCCGGCCAGATGGCTGTTTCGTTATTGCGTCGCAGTTTGGATTCTTTTGCACGTCTTGATACAAAAGCTGCTGCTGAAGTGGTGCATGAAGACAAGCAGATTGATGAAGAGTTCCGTGCGTTTGTGCGTAAATTGGTTAGTTATATGTCTGAAGACCCAAGAACTATTTCTGTGGCTTTAGATATGTTATTTATTGCTAAAGCGGTAGAGCGCATCGGTGATCATGCGAAGAATATCGCTGAGTTTGTTATTTATATCGTGAAGGGTACGGATGTACGTCATTTGCCACACGATCAACTTTCTCAAGAGGCCAATAGTTAA
- the pstB gene encoding phosphate ABC transporter ATP-binding protein PstB — MMTETSQDTLLKNALEIKNLNFYYGSFQGLKNINLDIAEKHVTAFIGPSGCGKSTLLRTLNRMYDLYPGQRAEGEINFYGQNILDPKQDLNLLRSRVGMIFQKPTPFPMSIYDNIAFGVKLYESLSRAEMDERVEWSLTKAALWGEVKDKLNQSGLSLSGGQQQRLCIARGVAVKPSILLLDEPTSALDPISTAKVEELVHELKKDYTIAIVTHNMQQAARVSDFTAYMYLGEMVEFGKTDELFIKPKRKETEDYITGRFG, encoded by the coding sequence ATGATGACTGAAACTAGCCAAGATACATTATTAAAAAATGCATTAGAAATTAAAAATCTTAATTTCTATTATGGGTCTTTTCAAGGCTTGAAGAATATCAATTTAGATATTGCTGAAAAGCATGTCACAGCTTTTATTGGACCATCTGGTTGCGGTAAATCAACTTTATTGCGTACGCTCAATCGTATGTATGATTTATATCCAGGTCAACGCGCTGAGGGCGAAATCAATTTTTATGGCCAAAACATTTTGGATCCTAAGCAAGACTTGAACCTTTTGCGTTCTAGAGTGGGTATGATTTTCCAAAAGCCAACGCCATTCCCGATGTCTATTTATGACAATATTGCCTTTGGAGTGAAGCTGTATGAGTCACTATCGAGAGCAGAGATGGATGAGCGCGTGGAGTGGTCTTTGACAAAAGCTGCTTTATGGGGCGAAGTAAAAGACAAGCTCAACCAGAGCGGTTTATCTTTGTCTGGTGGTCAGCAACAACGTTTATGTATTGCTCGCGGTGTCGCGGTTAAGCCATCTATTTTGCTATTAGATGAGCCAACATCTGCGCTTGATCCTATTTCTACAGCTAAAGTAGAAGAACTTGTGCATGAGTTGAAGAAAGACTATACGATTGCTATTGTGACGCATAACATGCAGCAAGCTGCTCGCGTTTCAGATTTCACAGCTTATATGTATTTGGGTGAGATGGTTGAATTCGGTAAAACTGATGAGTTATTCATTAAACCAAAACGTAAAGAAACAGAAGACTACATTACGGGCCGTTTTGGTTAA
- the pstC gene encoding phosphate ABC transporter permease subunit PstC, with the protein MNTSQSSDMLTPRAEKILKIQRMQDFLFHKTTLFFALSVLITLLGIIVSLVINAWPALKAFGLGFFFTVEWDIINGQFGGMIAIFGTVVTALIALLIAVPLSFGVAVFLTETCPIPLRRPLGTAVELLAAVPSIIYGMFGLFIFAPLYAEYIQPVLAATLGQIPGLHYLFAGAFNGIGILCAGLILAMMILPFIASVMRDVFEIVPPVLKESAYGIGCTTWEVVNKIVLPYTKTGVIGGIMLGLGRALGETMAVTFVIGNAHKLSASLFAPGNSIASTLANEFGEAEPGLHFSSLFALGLALFVITFIVLALAKLMLARMEAGQGKKT; encoded by the coding sequence ATGAATACCAGTCAGTCTTCTGATATGTTGACGCCTCGAGCTGAAAAGATTTTAAAAATTCAGCGCATGCAGGATTTTTTATTTCATAAGACAACGCTATTTTTTGCTTTATCTGTATTAATAACTTTATTGGGAATTATTGTTTCTTTAGTTATTAATGCTTGGCCAGCTTTGAAAGCTTTTGGCCTAGGATTTTTCTTTACGGTTGAGTGGGACATTATTAACGGCCAGTTTGGCGGCATGATCGCTATTTTTGGTACGGTTGTTACTGCTTTAATCGCGCTTTTAATTGCAGTGCCTCTTAGTTTTGGCGTTGCAGTGTTCTTGACTGAGACTTGCCCAATTCCTTTGAGGCGGCCACTTGGCACCGCTGTGGAATTGTTGGCTGCTGTGCCATCTATTATTTACGGTATGTTTGGCCTCTTTATTTTTGCGCCGCTGTATGCTGAGTATATTCAGCCAGTGTTAGCTGCTACTTTAGGCCAGATCCCAGGTTTGCATTATTTATTTGCTGGTGCCTTTAATGGTATTGGCATTTTGTGTGCAGGTTTAATTTTGGCCATGATGATTTTGCCCTTTATTGCCTCCGTAATGCGCGATGTCTTTGAGATTGTGCCGCCTGTATTAAAAGAGTCTGCATATGGCATTGGTTGCACTACTTGGGAAGTGGTGAATAAGATTGTGTTGCCATATACCAAGACAGGCGTTATCGGCGGCATTATGTTGGGTCTTGGTCGTGCTTTGGGTGAGACGATGGCTGTAACGTTTGTGATTGGTAATGCGCATAAGTTATCAGCATCTTTGTTTGCGCCAGGCAATTCGATTGCGTCTACTTTAGCTAATGAATTCGGTGAGGCGGAACCTGGCTTACATTTCTCATCTTTATTTGCTTTAGGCCTAGCACTATTCGTTATCACTTTTATCGTTTTGGCTTTAGCTAAGTTAATGTTGGCTCGTATGGAAGCCGGTCAGGGTAAAAAGACATGA
- the pstA gene encoding phosphate ABC transporter permease PstA, producing the protein MSIHSNMNPSIYGARKRANFIGMALSMFAMSLGMIFLLWILGVLLFKGFSSVNLQMFIASTPAPGSEGGGLANAIMGSLLIVISCTLISTPIGVMAGIYLSEYGARSKFASVTRFVTDIMLSAPSIVIGLFVYAILVAQVRHFSGWAGTISLALIAIPVVVRTTENMLQLVPGSLREAAYALGAPKWKVAFSVTLKAAQSGVVTGILLALARVSGETAPLLFTALNNQFFSMNMNAPMANLPVVIFQFAMSPYENWVNLAWGGALLITFVVLGLNIITRVMFRSKVQG; encoded by the coding sequence ATGAGTATTCATTCAAACATGAACCCATCTATTTATGGGGCGCGCAAACGTGCCAACTTTATTGGCATGGCTTTGTCTATGTTCGCTATGAGTTTAGGCATGATTTTCTTATTGTGGATTTTGGGTGTGCTTTTATTTAAAGGGTTCTCATCCGTTAATTTGCAGATGTTTATCGCTAGTACGCCAGCGCCAGGTTCTGAAGGTGGTGGTCTTGCCAATGCGATTATGGGTAGCTTGTTGATCGTGATTAGCTGTACTTTAATTAGTACACCGATCGGCGTTATGGCTGGCATTTATTTATCTGAGTATGGCGCGCGTAGTAAGTTTGCATCCGTTACACGATTTGTAACGGACATTATGTTGTCAGCACCGTCGATTGTGATTGGTTTGTTCGTTTATGCCATTTTGGTAGCGCAAGTACGCCATTTCTCTGGATGGGCGGGAACGATTTCATTGGCTTTAATTGCTATTCCAGTGGTGGTTAGAACTACTGAAAATATGTTGCAGTTGGTGCCTGGTAGCTTAAGAGAAGCTGCTTATGCTTTGGGTGCGCCTAAGTGGAAAGTGGCATTTAGCGTGACTTTAAAGGCCGCCCAAAGTGGTGTTGTCACAGGTATTTTGTTGGCGCTAGCTCGTGTGAGTGGTGAAACTGCACCTTTATTGTTTACAGCACTTAATAATCAATTCTTCTCTATGAATATGAATGCGCCAATGGCTAACTTGCCAGTGGTGATTTTCCAGTTTGCTATGAGCCCTTATGAAAATTGGGTGAATTTGGCTTGGGGTGGTGCATTGTTAATTACATTCGTTGTATTGGGATTAAACATCATTACTCGTGTGATGTTTAGAAGCAAAGTGCAAGGGTAA
- the phoB gene encoding phosphate regulon transcriptional regulator PhoB, whose product MASSILIVEDEPSIAELISVNLSHAGFLPVRAFQTDQALQLMKEVLPDLVILDWMLPGKSGIQFAKELRANERTKDIPIILLTARSEEMDKIAGLEAGADDYVTKPFSPKELVARVRAVLRRRSPQLADEVVQINHLRLDPVSHRVTSVSGSNEISLDLGPTEFRLLHFLMTHPERVHSRGQLLDKVWGDHVFVEERTVDVHIKRLRAALAPADCQNFIETVRGSGYRLTKTPSSS is encoded by the coding sequence ATGGCTAGTAGCATCCTAATCGTTGAAGATGAACCATCGATTGCTGAATTGATTTCAGTCAATCTTAGTCATGCTGGTTTTTTGCCTGTAAGAGCCTTTCAGACTGATCAGGCTTTGCAGTTGATGAAAGAGGTATTGCCTGATTTGGTTATTTTGGATTGGATGCTACCTGGTAAATCCGGCATTCAATTTGCAAAAGAGTTGCGAGCTAATGAGAGAACGAAAGATATTCCTATTATCTTATTGACTGCTCGCAGTGAAGAGATGGATAAGATTGCCGGTCTTGAGGCGGGTGCTGACGATTATGTTACCAAGCCATTTTCGCCTAAAGAATTAGTGGCGCGTGTTCGAGCTGTTTTACGTCGTCGTTCGCCTCAATTAGCGGATGAGGTGGTGCAGATTAACCATCTACGCTTAGATCCAGTGTCCCATCGGGTCACTTCCGTGAGCGGTTCTAACGAAATTAGCCTTGATTTAGGTCCAACCGAGTTTAGACTACTTCATTTCTTAATGACACATCCGGAGAGAGTTCACTCTAGAGGTCAATTGCTTGATAAGGTGTGGGGTGATCATGTGTTTGTTGAGGAACGCACGGTGGATGTTCATATTAAGCGCCTAAGGGCTGCTTTAGCCCCAGCTGATTGCCAAAACTTTATTGAAACTGTTAGGGGTAGCGGTTACAGGTTAACTAAAACACCTAGCTCATCTTAA